The Humulus lupulus chromosome 4, drHumLupu1.1, whole genome shotgun sequence genome has a window encoding:
- the LOC133829330 gene encoding uncharacterized protein LOC133829330, with protein MASTETMDVYQILTLALNEFASAMLTLAVGRLRSDAAIEQSKSLEQRHADELKAAKEKYAEQLEAVLEEKNKLAEELREKKNALDKAIEQRENFKESNRINYRAAKKLEEDLTASRQETTALEGRIKKLE; from the exons ATGGCTTCGACGGAGACAATGGACGTTTACCAGATCCTAACCCTCGCATTGAACGAGtttgccagt gcaatgctgacccttgCTGTCGGCCGGCTCCGCTCGGATGCTGCTATCGAGCAGTCCAAGTCTTTGGAGCAACGACACGCTGACGAACTCAAAGCTGCCAAAGAAAAATACGCTGAACAGCTTGAGgcggtgctcgaggagaagaacaaactggctgaggagttgaGGGAGAAGAAAAATGCTCTGGATAAGGCCATCGAGCAGAGAGAaaacttcaaggagtctaaccgcatcAATTACCGTGCAGCTAAAAAGCTCGAGGAGGACTTGACTGCGAGTAGACAAGAGACTACAGCCTTGGAGGGCCGGATCAAGAAGCTTGAATAA